A part of Miscanthus floridulus cultivar M001 chromosome 6, ASM1932011v1, whole genome shotgun sequence genomic DNA contains:
- the LOC136460139 gene encoding pollen allergen Phl p 2-like has product MASSSSFLLAMAALAALFAVGFCSNTVTLTVGKGTTSTYTHLVLVANLPIHELAIREKGAAEFLDDMKESPAMTFTQDSKAPLKAPLSVRFSVKGGGYRNRDEIFPAGLKPGSVIKTDIKFEG; this is encoded by the coding sequence atggcctcctcgtcctccttccTGCTCGCCATGGCGGCGCTGGCAGCCTTGTTTGCCGTTGGATTCTGCAGCAACACAGTGACCTTGACGGTCGGCAAGGGCACCACCTCCACGTACACCCACCTAGTCCTTGTCGCCAACCTCCCCATCCATGAGCTGGCGATCAGAGAAAAGGGCGCCGCGGAATTTTTGGACGACATGAAGGAGTCACCAGCCATGACCTTTACACAAGACAGCAAGGCACCACTCAAGGCGCCCCTCTCCGTCCGCTTTTCTGTGAAGGGTGGTGGCTACCGCAACAGGGATGAAATTTTCCCTGCTGGATTGAAGCCTGGCTCAGTTATCAAAACTGATATCAAGTTTGAGGGGTAA
- the LOC136457472 gene encoding uncharacterized protein isoform X5: MCRFHISLDVKRLCFCIFHMEAGCRKCYKNINGKVVARDLWLLIGQSTYCCCKSCAKDNEKDVAATGEAPRECWWCRVIM, encoded by the exons ATGTGTCGATTCCACATAAGTCTG GATGTCAAAAGGCTTTGCTTTTGCATATTTCATATGGAAGCAGGATGCAGAAAAT GCTATAAAAATATTAATGGAAAAGTTGTTGCAAGAGACCTGTGGCTGTTGATTGGGCAAAGTACATACTGTTGCTGCAAAAGCTGTGCTAAGGATAATG AAAAGGATGTAGCAGCGACTGGGGAGGCGCCTCGAGAATGCTGGTGGTGTCGCGTGATCATGTAG
- the LOC136457472 gene encoding uncharacterized protein isoform X3, producing MVTEKETTYMFSTAGFVWDVSIPHKSGCQKALLLHISYGSRMQKMYGYKNINGKVVARDLWLLIGQSTYCCCKSCAKDNEKDVAATGEAPRECWWCRVIM from the exons ATG GTTACAGAGAAGGAGACCACATACATGTTCAGTACAGCAGGGTTTGTCTGGGATGTGTCGATTCCACATAAGTCTG GATGTCAAAAGGCTTTGCTTTTGCATATTTCATATGGAAGCAGGATGCAGAAAATGTATG GCTATAAAAATATTAATGGAAAAGTTGTTGCAAGAGACCTGTGGCTGTTGATTGGGCAAAGTACATACTGTTGCTGCAAAAGCTGTGCTAAGGATAATG AAAAGGATGTAGCAGCGACTGGGGAGGCGCCTCGAGAATGCTGGTGGTGTCGCGTGATCATGTAG
- the LOC136457472 gene encoding uncharacterized protein isoform X4, producing MVTEKETTYMFSTAGFVWDVSIPHKSGCQKALLLHISYGSRMQKMYGYKNINGKVVARDLWLLIGQSTYCCCKSCAKDNGKMCGLSAQGFRPHVEKQD from the exons ATG GTTACAGAGAAGGAGACCACATACATGTTCAGTACAGCAGGGTTTGTCTGGGATGTGTCGATTCCACATAAGTCTG GATGTCAAAAGGCTTTGCTTTTGCATATTTCATATGGAAGCAGGATGCAGAAAATGTATG GCTATAAAAATATTAATGGAAAAGTTGTTGCAAGAGACCTGTGGCTGTTGATTGGGCAAAGTACATACTGTTGCTGCAAAAGCTGTGCTAAGGATAATG GAAAGATGTGCGGATTGAGCGCACAAGGATTTAGGCCGCACGTGGAGAAACAAGACTAA
- the LOC136457472 gene encoding uncharacterized protein isoform X1 yields MERRPWWLSPLLSLLLCLRGFFIRSSVTMATSEMKNMARLLGQPEESEMKKATTPRARRAVRRGRDEGGDGAAPQAGLHTRQGRNSTNQNTVVVWERGFKDGERLSVTGHSKHGYREGDHIHVQYSRVCLGCVDST; encoded by the exons ATGGAGCGACGCCCGTGGTGGCTGAGTCCTCTCCTCAGCCTGCTTCTCTGTCTCCGCGGCTTCTTTATCCGGTCCAG CGTGACTATGGCGACAAGCGAGATGAAGAACATGGCGCGGCTCCTCGGGCAACCCGAGGAGAGCGAGATGAAGAAAGCAACGACGCCCCGCGCGCGGAGGGCAGTTCGACGAGGGCGGGACGAAGGAGGCGACGGCGCGGCTCCACAGGCAGGCCTCCACACACGCCAGGGGCGGAATAGCACCAACCAGAACACCGTGGTCGTGTGGGAGCGAG GGTTCAAAGATGGAGAGCGATTGTCAGTAACCGGCCATTCAAAGCATG GTTACAGAGAAGGAGACCACATACATGTTCAGTACAGCAGGGTTTGTCTGGGATGTGTCGATTCCACATAA
- the LOC136457472 gene encoding uncharacterized protein isoform X2, translating to MRDEEEEALTVRIRGSVTMATSEMKNMARLLGQPEESEMKKATTPRARRAVRRGRDEGGDGAAPQAGLHTRQGRNSTNQNTVVVWERGFKDGERLSVTGHSKHGYREGDHIHVQYSRVCLGCVDST from the exons ATGCGAGATGAAGAGGAGGAGGCTTTGACGGTGCGGATCCGCGGCAGCGTGACTATGGCGACAAGCGAGATGAAGAACATGGCGCGGCTCCTCGGGCAACCCGAGGAGAGCGAGATGAAGAAAGCAACGACGCCCCGCGCGCGGAGGGCAGTTCGACGAGGGCGGGACGAAGGAGGCGACGGCGCGGCTCCACAGGCAGGCCTCCACACACGCCAGGGGCGGAATAGCACCAACCAGAACACCGTGGTCGTGTGGGAGCGAG GGTTCAAAGATGGAGAGCGATTGTCAGTAACCGGCCATTCAAAGCATG GTTACAGAGAAGGAGACCACATACATGTTCAGTACAGCAGGGTTTGTCTGGGATGTGTCGATTCCACATAA